The Argentina anserina chromosome 3, drPotAnse1.1, whole genome shotgun sequence genome includes a region encoding these proteins:
- the LOC126789361 gene encoding G-type lectin S-receptor-like serine/threonine-protein kinase CES101, translated as MARSLPLIFIIITLLDSGTVTFIQRVKSDDIWNVTAPPSTFLPGMKLGVDHKNGYIWSLKSAPGPLGSFTLSWMPEGRQLYISLGHVIYWSSGALEDGRFPHITSPRYNFTSVSNGHEDSITYSTVDQTNRVSAWLLKDTGDLYDTYTEEDIVQAENCDGYNGRRGCQRIYPPIPSCMERAEYEFQLKHASCNPIPSSARTSYYFKNGSHGITKCKADCWQDCDCLGFDILSNGTADECRFLSVDRCQFDEEDSGSGSGSSFVLSRLTRLKASPPTNPARKRIWIGTVIVSAAILVLVILFACYLQIRRVGRKLVLSGRNGARVQEILTLMKPNILTHDNGVENDGKMGHDISVFSYKSILAATCNFSDENKLGAGGFGSVYQGILVNGQEIAVKMLSKNSEQGALEFNNELILVYELQHTNLVRLFGFCIHGEERMLIYEYMPNKSLDYFLFDSTRSVLLDWKKRLNIIEGVAQGLLYLHKYSRMRVIHRDLKASNILLNECMNPRISDFGMARTLSTQDELEANTKRIVGTYGYMSPEYVMGGNFSVKSDVYSFGVLMLEILSGRKNNSFYNDDRVLTLVGHTWELWKKGAALELMDPTLGNSCDEDQLLRCIHVALLCVEENATNRPTMSDVISMLTNESALIPKPTMPAFCTKRNQITFGIDRKGTELVSINSLSISDIVAR; from the exons ATGGCTAGAAGTCTCCCCTTAATTTTCATCATCATTACCCTGTTGGACTCCGGCACCGTAACCTTTATTCAGAGAGTGAAGTCCGATGATATCTGGAATGTCACGGCTCCTCCCAGCACGTTTCTGCCAGGCATGAAGCTAGGTGTGGACCATAAGAATGGCTACATCTGGTCACTTAAATCAGCACCAGGTCCTTTGGGTTCTTTCACCCTTTCTTGGATGCCCGAAGGACGCCAATTGTATATTAGCCTAGGTCATGTGATTTATTGGAGTAGTGGAGCCTTAGAAGACGGGAGGTTCCCACATATAACATCACCCAGGTACAACTTCACCAGTGTTTCAAATGGACATGAAGACTCCATCACCTACAGTACTGTGGATCAAACTAATAGAGTTTCAGCATGGCTGCTGAAGGACACGGGTGATCTGTATGATACTTATACAGAAGAAGACATAGTACAAGCAGAGAACTGCGACGGCTACAACGGTAGAAGAGGGTGCCAGAGAATATACCCGCCAATTCCTAGTTGCATGGAGAGAGCAGAGTACGAATTTCAGCTGAAACATGCTTCCTGTAATCCAATTCCTTCTAGTGCAAGAACCTCATATTATTTCAAGAACGGAAGTCATGGCATTACTAAGTGCAAAGCTGATTGCTGGCAAGATTGTGACTGCCTTGGCTTTGATATTCTGAGTAATGGAACAGCTGATGAATGCCGGTTTTTGAGTGTAGATCGCTGtcaatttgatgaagaagacaGTGGATCCGGTTCTGGATCTAGTTTTGTACTGTCAAGATTAACAAGGTTAAAAGCATCACCTCCCACAA ATCCAGCACGTAAAAGGATATGGATTGGCACTGTGATTGTCTCAGCTGCTATACTGGTATTAGTGATTTTGTTCGCTTGCTATCTACAAATAAGAAGAGTAGGAAGGAAATTAGTACTTTCAG GCCGAAATGGAGCGAGGGTTCAGGAAATTCTaaccttgatgaaacctaatatACTTACTCATGATAATGGAGTTGAAAATGATGGAAAGATGGGACATGATATAAGCGTCTTTAGCTACAAATCCATTCTTGCCGCCACATGCAACTTCTCCGATGAAAACAAACTTGGTGCAGGGGGGTTTGGATCTGTTTATCAG GGAATACTTGTTAACGGACAAGAAATAGCAGTGAAGATGCTTTCAAAAAATTCAGAGCAAGGAGCCCTAGAGTTTAACAATGAATTGATACTCGTATATGAACTCCAACATACAAATCTTGTTCGGCTTTTTGGATTTTGCATTCATGGTGAAGAGAGGATGTTGATATATGAGTACATGCCAAACAAAAGTCTGGACTACTTTTTATTTG ATTCAACCAGAAGTGTGCTACTAGATTGGAAAAAACGTCTCAACATAATTGAAGGAGTAGCTCAAGGATTGCTCTACCTGCACAAATACTCTAGAATGAGAGTGATTCATAGAGACTTAAAAGCCAGTAATATTCTACTCAATGAATGCATGAATCCGAGAATTTCTGACTTTGGTATGGCAAGAACTTTAAGTACGCAAGATGAACTGGAAGCAAATACAAAGAGGATTGTTGGGACATA CGGCTACATGTCGCCGGAGTATGTCATGGGAGGGAACTTCTCCGTAAAGTCCGATGTGTACAGTTTTGGAGTGTTGATGCTTGAAATCTTGAGCGGTAGGAAAAACAACAGCTTCTACAATGATGATCGCGTGCTCACTTTAGTCGGACAC ACATGGGAGTTATGGAAAAAAGGCGCAGCGCTAGAGCTGATGGATCCAACACTAGGCAATTCCTGTGATGAGGATCAATTGTTAAGATGCATTCATGTTGCTCTGCTCTGTGTGGAAGAAAATGCAACAAATCGGCCCACCATGTCGGATGTCATATCCATGTTGACAAATGAAAGCGCGCTGATACCTAAACCAACAATGCCAGCATTTTGTACAAAGAGAAATCAGATCACATTTGGTATAGATAGAAAAGGGACAGAACTTGTATCAATAAACAGTCTCTCCATTTCTGATATTGTTGCCCGTTAA